One Psychrobacillus glaciei genomic region harbors:
- the pepF gene encoding oligoendopeptidase F: MEGDLILTTDTKNKILTREEVEQHLTWKLEDIFASNDVWDKEFKEVLELSQEAASFKGTVENGADALLAVLTYRDELTGRLRKLYSYAHMRHDQDTANSVYQAMESRIKSLYVKVSTELSFLVPEILSVDEAIITGYLTKNEGLKVYSQLLEEINKERPHVLSQEKEALLAQFSEIAGASSDTFGKLNNADLEFPFIKDEEGNEVQMTHGRYSRFLESEDRRVREDAFKAVYDTYGKFRNTFASTLTGNVKGDNLIAKIRNYSSAREAAMSNNHIPESVYENLVETINKNIHLLHRYVGLRKKVLGLEELHMWDLLTPLVKEVDMEFTYEQACEIMLNSFEPLGEEYIAIVKKGLEDRWVDVVETKGKRSGAYSSGSYGTNPYILMNWQNNMDNLFTLAHEFGHSLHSYYTRENQPYVYGDYSIFVAEVASTCNEALLNDYLLKTIEDPKKRIYLLNHWLEGFKGTIFRQTMFAEFEHIIHQLDQDGEALTSDKLTEEYYKLCKKYFGDEVVIDEQIGLEWARIPHFYYNYYVYQYATGLSAATALSNQILTEGKPAVDRYINEFLKAGCSDYPIEVLKKAGVDMNTAAPIEEACRVFEEKLNELEQLLLSE, from the coding sequence ATGGAAGGGGACCTTATTTTGACAACAGACACAAAGAACAAAATATTAACTAGAGAAGAAGTAGAGCAACATTTAACATGGAAATTAGAAGATATTTTCGCTTCTAATGATGTATGGGACAAAGAATTTAAGGAAGTATTAGAATTATCTCAAGAAGCTGCTTCTTTTAAAGGAACAGTCGAAAATGGTGCGGATGCTTTATTAGCTGTTTTAACATATCGAGATGAGCTAACTGGACGTTTACGTAAGCTATATTCATATGCCCATATGCGCCATGACCAAGATACTGCTAACAGCGTGTATCAGGCAATGGAGAGTCGTATTAAATCGCTATATGTGAAGGTTTCGACGGAATTATCTTTTCTTGTACCTGAAATACTCTCTGTGGATGAGGCTATCATTACTGGGTATTTAACGAAGAATGAAGGCTTAAAAGTATACAGTCAACTACTTGAAGAGATAAATAAAGAGCGTCCCCATGTTCTTTCACAAGAAAAGGAAGCATTGCTTGCACAGTTTTCGGAAATTGCAGGGGCATCTTCAGATACGTTCGGAAAGCTAAACAACGCAGACTTAGAATTTCCATTTATTAAAGACGAAGAAGGAAATGAAGTGCAAATGACGCACGGAAGATATTCTCGATTTTTAGAAAGTGAAGATCGTCGAGTACGCGAAGATGCATTTAAAGCGGTGTATGATACCTATGGAAAGTTCCGTAATACGTTTGCATCCACTTTAACAGGAAACGTAAAAGGTGACAATTTAATCGCTAAAATTCGTAACTATTCATCTGCTCGCGAAGCTGCGATGTCCAATAATCATATTCCAGAAAGTGTCTATGAAAATTTAGTAGAAACTATCAATAAAAACATTCATTTACTTCATAGATACGTAGGCTTACGTAAAAAAGTGTTAGGTCTTGAGGAGCTTCATATGTGGGATTTATTGACACCACTTGTTAAAGAAGTAGATATGGAATTTACTTATGAACAAGCTTGTGAAATAATGCTTAACAGCTTTGAACCACTTGGTGAAGAATATATAGCAATTGTGAAAAAAGGGTTGGAAGATCGCTGGGTAGATGTTGTGGAAACAAAAGGGAAGCGTTCAGGAGCATATTCATCGGGATCCTATGGAACAAACCCATATATTTTAATGAACTGGCAAAATAATATGGATAATCTTTTCACACTTGCACATGAATTTGGCCATAGTCTTCATAGTTATTATACCCGTGAAAATCAACCTTATGTTTATGGGGATTATTCCATTTTCGTAGCAGAAGTAGCTTCAACTTGTAACGAAGCATTACTAAATGATTATTTATTAAAAACAATTGAAGATCCGAAAAAACGCATTTACTTATTAAATCATTGGTTGGAAGGTTTCAAGGGTACTATTTTCCGCCAAACTATGTTTGCAGAGTTCGAGCATATCATTCATCAACTTGATCAAGATGGGGAAGCCTTGACTTCAGATAAATTAACAGAGGAATATTATAAGTTATGTAAAAAATACTTCGGTGATGAAGTTGTCATTGACGAGCAAATTGGATTAGAATGGGCAAGAATCCCGCATTTTTATTACAATTACTATGTATATCAATATGCAACTGGCCTAAGTGCTGCAACCGCACTTAGCAATCAAATCCTAACAGAGGGTAAACCAGCAGTAGATCGTTATATTAATGAGTTTTTAAAGGCTGGCTGCTCCGATTATCCTATTGAAGTACTGAAAAAAGCTGGTGTTGATATGAACACAGCTGCTCCAATTGAAGAAGCATGTCGTGTCTTTGAAGAAAAACTAAATGAGCTGGAACAATTACTGTTAAGCGAATGA
- a CDS encoding DsbA family protein, producing the protein MTRIQIPSETIAPSFLNKPIEMYIFLDPLCSACWDLQPIIRKLQVEYGQYFTIRTVLSTQLNKLNSFCNKQNEQILKSKCDFSDLEHPVLPSIAVKAAEFQGKRAALRFFNKIQEHLFLKTKNVTSFSVLIDLAKEVNIDVDEFTIDFQSKECARSFQNDLSITSEMQVTSFPSIVFFNENIEDEGIKVSGIYPYEIYVQILQEMLYEEPQKQQPPTLEKLFNRFHSLTTSEIACYYNISEQQAERELKKRLLLQEVERIVLQDTILWRLK; encoded by the coding sequence GTGACAAGAATTCAAATTCCGTCTGAAACAATTGCTCCTTCCTTCTTGAACAAGCCAATTGAAATGTATATTTTTCTTGATCCTCTTTGTTCAGCCTGCTGGGATTTGCAACCAATCATTCGGAAATTGCAAGTGGAGTATGGACAGTATTTTACCATTCGCACTGTACTTAGTACGCAACTAAATAAGTTGAATTCATTTTGCAATAAGCAAAATGAACAGATTTTAAAAAGTAAGTGTGACTTTTCCGATTTAGAACATCCTGTACTGCCTTCTATTGCAGTAAAAGCTGCAGAGTTTCAGGGAAAAAGAGCTGCTCTTCGTTTTTTCAATAAAATACAAGAACATCTTTTTTTGAAAACAAAAAATGTAACCTCTTTTTCTGTACTTATAGATCTTGCGAAAGAAGTCAATATTGATGTTGATGAATTCACGATTGACTTCCAATCGAAGGAATGTGCGCGTTCTTTCCAAAATGATTTATCCATAACTAGCGAAATGCAAGTAACCTCTTTTCCAAGTATCGTTTTCTTTAACGAAAATATTGAAGACGAAGGTATTAAAGTATCCGGCATTTATCCATATGAAATATATGTTCAAATTTTACAAGAAATGCTTTATGAAGAACCACAAAAACAACAACCTCCAACTCTAGAAAAATTATTTAACCGTTTTCATTCATTAACTACTAGTGAAATAGCTTGCTATTATAATATTTCAGAACAACAGGCAGAACGTGAATTGAAAAAACGTCTTTTACTTCAAGAAGTAGAAAGAATTGTCCTACAAGACACTATTCTATGGCGATTAAAATAA
- a CDS encoding globin domain-containing protein encodes MTENPKLPYDEIGADKLSQLVDTFYGNVANHPKLKPIFPDDLTETARKQKQFLTQYLGGPNLYTEEHGHPMMKMRHNPFPITPQRAEAWLACMSDAMDKVGLEGKFRRDFYRRLELTANHMVNEMNHEEEKM; translated from the coding sequence ATGACAGAAAACCCAAAACTTCCTTACGATGAAATCGGTGCAGATAAATTATCACAGTTAGTCGATACATTTTATGGAAATGTAGCAAACCACCCTAAGCTTAAGCCAATCTTTCCAGATGATTTAACGGAAACAGCACGAAAGCAAAAACAATTTTTAACTCAATATTTAGGGGGACCTAATTTATATACAGAAGAACACGGACATCCAATGATGAAGATGCGCCATAACCCATTTCCGATTACTCCACAGCGCGCCGAAGCATGGCTTGCTTGCATGAGTGATGCGATGGATAAAGTAGGTCTTGAAGGCAAATTCCGCCGTGATTTTTATAGAAGACTTGAACTTACTGCAAACCACATGGTCAATGAAATGAATCATGAGGAGGAAAAAATGTGA
- a CDS encoding lytic transglycosylase domain-containing protein: MDIQSLKTLMEINAMQSLGAVQSSQSSNGSSLFSELLGEVLQNSDSDTSSNKESSLYYNGNASVFIPPNSSFQNERLISSLSSYTSTSSSPTNYDDIIQRAAAKFNIPEKLISSVIKQESDFDASAVSTAGASGLMQLMPGTAKYLGVNNLFDPEENIMGGAKYLRQMLNQFNGNVETALAAYNAGPGAVKKHDGIPPYKETQNYVNKVMNYFNA, encoded by the coding sequence GTGGATATTCAATCATTAAAAACATTAATGGAGATAAATGCAATGCAATCTTTAGGAGCAGTTCAAAGTTCCCAAAGTTCAAACGGTTCTTCCTTGTTTTCAGAGTTACTTGGAGAGGTTCTTCAAAATAGTGACAGTGATACCTCTTCCAATAAGGAATCCTCTCTCTATTACAACGGAAACGCTTCCGTATTTATTCCACCTAATAGTTCATTTCAAAATGAACGGTTAATAAGCTCTCTTTCATCTTATACATCAACTAGTTCTTCACCAACTAATTATGATGATATAATACAACGTGCAGCAGCAAAATTTAATATCCCAGAAAAACTTATATCATCGGTTATTAAGCAAGAATCTGACTTTGATGCTTCTGCTGTTAGTACAGCAGGTGCCTCCGGATTGATGCAATTAATGCCTGGAACAGCAAAATATTTAGGGGTTAATAATCTGTTTGATCCAGAAGAAAATATTATGGGCGGCGCAAAATATTTACGCCAAATGCTCAACCAATTCAATGGAAATGTTGAAACAGCGCTTGCTGCTTACAACGCTGGACCTGGAGCCGTAAAAAAGCATGACGGCATTCCCCCTTATAAAGAAACCCAAAACTATGTGAATAAAGTCATGAATTATTTTAACGCATAG
- a CDS encoding CYTH domain-containing protein, producing MHTEKEIEFKNLLTKDEFQQLVTYFEIKPSDFQTQTNYYFDTPGHYFKEKNMGFRLRVLPSRNELTLKVPEQEHIMIETTQLLSNVEKDAILTNLQFPTVPFLEQIKKEEPLECFGSIQTHRAQLNYENGILFFDHSIYSQTEDFELEYESKDVENGQKVFIHLLKTLHIPVRHANKKIARLVNYKNSLKG from the coding sequence ATGCATACCGAAAAAGAGATTGAATTTAAGAATTTGCTGACAAAGGATGAATTTCAACAGCTCGTAACCTATTTTGAAATAAAACCTTCCGATTTTCAAACACAAACAAACTATTATTTTGATACACCCGGTCACTACTTTAAAGAAAAGAATATGGGCTTCCGATTACGTGTATTGCCATCTAGAAACGAATTGACGCTGAAAGTTCCGGAACAAGAGCATATTATGATTGAAACAACACAATTATTATCCAATGTAGAAAAGGATGCCATTCTGACTAACTTACAATTTCCAACTGTACCGTTTCTCGAGCAAATAAAAAAGGAAGAACCACTTGAATGTTTTGGGAGCATTCAAACACATCGCGCACAATTAAATTATGAAAATGGCATCTTATTCTTTGACCATTCCATTTATAGCCAAACGGAGGATTTTGAGCTAGAATATGAGAGTAAAGATGTCGAGAATGGGCAAAAAGTGTTTATTCATTTATTAAAAACGCTTCATATTCCTGTTCGACATGCCAATAAAAAGATTGCACGACTAGTAAACTATAAAAATTCATTGAAAGGTTGA
- a CDS encoding UPF0738 family protein: protein MPITYNVHSGVQLENDIRFTLDENQMIENILAGGQMITDSDTLSFIYLLEDETGYHYLKFGQDVWPMLVSTLKATDDPTLQFGEAVLTLHKFREELEMLIFNIEGNDNYGAEFSQAVENAFEEFLKA, encoded by the coding sequence TTGCCTATTACATATAATGTGCACAGTGGCGTGCAATTAGAGAATGATATTCGATTTACACTTGATGAAAACCAAATGATAGAAAATATACTAGCTGGAGGACAAATGATAACAGATTCAGATACTTTATCTTTTATCTACCTATTAGAAGATGAAACAGGTTATCATTATTTAAAGTTCGGACAAGATGTGTGGCCAATGCTAGTAAGTACACTAAAAGCAACAGATGATCCAACGCTTCAATTTGGAGAGGCAGTGTTGACTTTGCATAAGTTTAGAGAAGAACTTGAAATGCTTATTTTCAATATTGAAGGAAATGATAACTACGGTGCTGAATTTTCACAAGCAGTAGAAAATGCATTTGAAGAGTTTCTAAAAGCATAG
- a CDS encoding GTP pyrophosphokinase translates to MGQWERFLEPYKQAVSELKIKLKGMRTQFEIENTNSPIEFVTGRVKPLASIYDKSLGKGIVFEPSDTLAKEIPDIAGLRMMCQFVDDIETVVEMLRARKDLTVVEERDYISNKKQSGYRSYHMIIEYPVQTIHGEINILAEIQIRTLAMNFWASIEHSLNYKYKGLFPEEIKKRLQFAAEAAFRLDEEMSLIRGEIQEAQKYFSANKELSTPRIHESKTEERREL, encoded by the coding sequence ATGGGGCAATGGGAACGTTTTTTAGAGCCGTACAAGCAAGCAGTTTCTGAGTTGAAAATAAAGCTTAAAGGAATGCGCACACAATTCGAAATTGAAAATACTAATTCTCCAATTGAATTTGTTACAGGTAGAGTAAAACCATTAGCGAGTATTTATGACAAATCACTTGGAAAAGGAATTGTATTCGAACCTTCTGATACATTGGCGAAAGAAATTCCAGATATTGCGGGCCTACGAATGATGTGTCAATTCGTCGATGATATCGAAACAGTCGTGGAAATGCTTCGTGCGAGAAAAGATTTAACAGTCGTTGAAGAGCGAGATTATATTTCCAATAAAAAGCAAAGTGGATATAGATCTTATCACATGATAATTGAATATCCGGTTCAAACAATACATGGTGAGATAAATATATTAGCTGAAATACAAATTCGGACGCTTGCTATGAATTTTTGGGCCTCAATCGAGCATTCATTGAATTATAAATATAAAGGTCTTTTCCCAGAAGAAATTAAAAAAAGATTGCAATTTGCGGCAGAAGCAGCATTTCGTTTAGATGAAGAAATGTCGTTAATACGAGGAGAAATACAAGAAGCTCAAAAATACTTTAGTGCAAACAAAGAATTATCCACTCCAAGGATACATGAAAGCAAAACGGAAGAGAGGCGCGAACTTTGA
- a CDS encoding NAD kinase, with translation MKFFIQSRNDDLSNKLMQNAKAYLVDFGLVLDEENPDIVLSIGGDGTLLHAFHKYKHLTASVAFVGIHTGHLGFYADWKPEEIEKLVISLAKKEFEVIEYPLLEVTINYRHGEDSSVYLAVNESTVKSPDVTLVMDVELNGSHFERFRGDGLCMSTPSGSTAYNKALGGAIVHPSLEAMQLAEIASINNRVFRTVGSPLVLPKHHSCLLKPVKGPDFMVTVDHLQLLHKDVQSIMYRVSNEKIRFARFRAFPFWTRVHDSFIDSDLEK, from the coding sequence TTGAAATTTTTCATACAGTCTCGAAATGATGATCTATCGAACAAGTTAATGCAAAATGCCAAAGCATATTTAGTGGATTTTGGTCTCGTTTTAGATGAAGAAAATCCGGATATCGTCTTATCCATTGGTGGAGACGGAACATTGTTACATGCTTTTCATAAGTATAAGCATTTAACAGCATCTGTTGCATTTGTTGGTATTCATACTGGTCATTTAGGTTTTTATGCGGACTGGAAACCAGAGGAGATAGAGAAACTAGTCATTAGTCTTGCAAAAAAAGAATTTGAAGTGATTGAATATCCACTACTTGAGGTGACGATTAATTACCGTCATGGGGAAGACAGTTCCGTTTATCTTGCAGTAAATGAGTCTACAGTTAAGTCTCCGGATGTCACTTTAGTGATGGATGTAGAGCTGAACGGTAGTCATTTCGAACGTTTTAGAGGAGATGGACTATGCATGTCCACACCATCTGGAAGTACTGCATATAATAAAGCATTGGGCGGGGCTATTGTTCATCCATCACTAGAAGCAATGCAACTAGCCGAAATTGCTTCCATAAATAATCGGGTGTTCCGTACAGTTGGGTCTCCTCTGGTTTTACCTAAGCATCATTCTTGTTTATTGAAACCAGTAAAAGGTCCCGATTTCATGGTAACGGTGGACCATTTACAATTACTGCATAAAGACGTTCAGTCCATTATGTACAGAGTTTCAAATGAAAAAATACGTTTCGCTCGTTTTAGAGCATTTCCATTTTGGACAAGAGTACATGATTCATTTATAGATAGTGATCTTGAAAAATGA
- a CDS encoding RluA family pseudouridine synthase, giving the protein MKNNPITLSFEVKEKNCLLRDAITQYGISKRALTSIKFEGGKILVNGEEKTVRHILEIGDVVTIVFPNEKKSEGLIAEKEEFPILFEDDHLLILVKKAGISTIPSREHPQGTIANYVAGYLKESGLTSTVHIVTRLDKDTSGIICIAKHRHAHHLLSEMQKKRAIFRTYEAIVHGHVKEDQLTIDAPIGRKDGSIIERVISSDGKNAKTTVEVVKRFTVQGENISHVRLKLHTGRTHQIRVHMMSIGHPLIGDDLYGGSRFLINRQALHAKELGFIHPFTNKVIQIQAVFPQDMVDILV; this is encoded by the coding sequence ATGAAAAATAACCCAATAACTTTATCTTTCGAAGTGAAAGAAAAAAACTGTTTGTTGAGAGATGCCATCACACAATATGGTATTTCTAAAAGGGCATTAACAAGTATCAAGTTTGAAGGCGGTAAAATTCTTGTCAACGGAGAAGAAAAAACAGTTCGACATATATTAGAAATTGGTGACGTCGTAACAATTGTTTTTCCAAATGAGAAGAAAAGTGAAGGATTGATCGCGGAAAAAGAAGAATTCCCGATTCTATTTGAAGATGACCATCTATTAATACTTGTGAAAAAAGCTGGAATAAGTACAATCCCATCTAGGGAGCATCCACAGGGTACAATTGCAAATTATGTAGCTGGTTATTTGAAGGAAAGTGGATTAACTTCTACCGTTCATATAGTGACGAGATTAGATAAAGATACTTCTGGTATTATTTGTATTGCTAAACATCGTCATGCACATCATTTACTAAGTGAGATGCAAAAAAAACGTGCTATTTTTCGAACATATGAAGCTATTGTTCATGGTCATGTGAAAGAAGATCAGCTGACAATAGATGCACCTATTGGTCGTAAAGACGGTAGTATCATTGAACGAGTGATTTCATCTGATGGAAAAAATGCAAAAACAACAGTCGAAGTTGTTAAACGGTTTACTGTTCAAGGAGAAAATATATCACATGTCAGGTTAAAGCTACATACAGGGCGGACGCATCAAATACGTGTGCATATGATGTCAATTGGACACCCATTAATAGGAGACGATTTGTACGGAGGTTCCCGTTTTTTGATTAATCGACAAGCTCTTCATGCGAAGGAATTAGGTTTTATTCATCCTTTTACAAATAAAGTTATTCAGATTCAAGCAGTTTTTCCACAAGATATGGTTGATATACTAGTATAA
- the mgtE gene encoding magnesium transporter codes for MNQLQLEESNLITFLTNDLMEEFRDEFMQLHPYDQSLFFEKVEPDIRKKIFHYLSPKEMAEIFEATKFDEEHYEYYLKEMDTTYAADMLSYMYADNAVDVLNELGKDQVASYLSIMDEESAQEIKDLLHYKEYTAGSIMTTEYVAIPETSTCRSAMTILRKEAPNAETIYYLFVVNETHQLTGVISLRDLIIADEDTLIKEIMNERVVSVLVSEDQEEVARTIKDYNFLAVPVVDFEQHLLGIVTVDDIIDVLDEEASDDYSKLAGVSDMDTFDKSPFQAAKKRLPWLVILLFLGMMTANLMSIFTETLSKVALLAVFIPLISGTAGNSGTQSLAVAIRGIATGDIEEESKMKLLLREAGTGLITGLLCAILVVGIVFFWQHNLVIGLLVGAALLGSIFVATIGGSFIPLLIHRMKIDPAVASGPFITTINDVISILIYLGLATLFISSIS; via the coding sequence ATGAACCAGCTGCAATTAGAAGAGTCGAACTTAATTACGTTTTTAACCAATGATTTAATGGAAGAATTTAGAGATGAATTTATGCAGCTTCACCCATATGACCAATCGTTATTTTTTGAAAAGGTGGAGCCAGATATACGAAAGAAAATCTTTCACTACCTCTCTCCTAAGGAAATGGCGGAAATATTTGAAGCGACAAAGTTTGATGAAGAGCATTATGAGTATTATTTAAAAGAAATGGATACAACATACGCTGCTGATATGCTCTCTTATATGTATGCGGATAATGCAGTGGACGTATTAAACGAATTAGGAAAAGACCAAGTAGCTAGTTATTTAAGTATAATGGACGAGGAATCTGCTCAAGAAATAAAAGACCTTCTCCATTATAAAGAATACACTGCTGGTTCTATCATGACGACAGAATATGTAGCAATTCCAGAAACTTCAACTTGTCGTTCTGCAATGACCATTTTACGAAAAGAAGCACCTAATGCAGAGACAATTTATTATTTATTTGTTGTAAATGAAACCCATCAGCTAACAGGCGTTATTTCATTGCGTGACTTAATCATTGCTGATGAAGACACACTTATTAAAGAGATTATGAATGAACGTGTTGTAAGTGTATTAGTTAGTGAAGATCAAGAAGAAGTAGCTCGCACGATAAAAGATTACAATTTCCTTGCAGTACCAGTTGTTGATTTTGAACAGCATCTTCTCGGCATTGTAACGGTAGATGATATTATCGATGTTTTAGATGAAGAAGCATCCGATGATTACTCTAAACTTGCTGGGGTTTCTGACATGGATACATTTGATAAAAGTCCTTTTCAAGCAGCTAAGAAGAGACTACCTTGGCTTGTAATTCTATTATTTTTAGGAATGATGACTGCAAATCTAATGAGTATTTTTACAGAAACATTATCGAAAGTAGCATTGCTTGCCGTTTTTATTCCTTTAATATCAGGGACAGCTGGTAATAGTGGAACACAGTCATTAGCAGTAGCTATTAGAGGAATTGCAACTGGTGATATTGAAGAGGAAAGTAAGATGAAATTATTATTACGTGAAGCAGGAACAGGACTAATAACTGGCCTATTATGTGCAATACTAGTAGTAGGAATCGTTTTCTTTTGGCAACATAACTTGGTAATTGGTTTGTTAGTTGGAGCAGCATTACTTGGTTCAATTTTTGTTGCAACAATTGGAGGATCATTTATTCCATTATTAATACACCGTATGAAAATCGATCCAGCTGTCGCATCAGGTCCTTTTATTACGACTATCAATGATGTTATTAGTATTTTAATCTATCTTGGACTTGCGACGTTATTTATCTCTTCTATATCATGA
- a CDS encoding CotY/CotZ family spore coat protein: MGCGRIEDVTEVSGKRRCVCDVVRAIKDIQDQAVTNDCDFCPTNCFLEPLGGLVSPARRHQADTRVFMLLTEDGTPFKAFFRDRDICDHDCISVFFRVEDIFDSCCATLRVLEPLNSERREVDLLNVDGTKLNLRKLCDVRNFALTGSCITVDLNCFCAIECVADVFLDVCD, encoded by the coding sequence ATGGGATGTGGAAGAATTGAAGACGTGACAGAAGTAAGCGGAAAACGTCGCTGTGTTTGCGATGTAGTTCGTGCAATTAAAGATATTCAAGATCAAGCGGTAACAAATGATTGTGATTTTTGTCCAACAAATTGTTTTTTAGAGCCTCTTGGAGGTCTTGTTAGCCCTGCTCGTCGTCACCAAGCGGACACCCGTGTTTTTATGCTACTAACTGAAGATGGTACTCCTTTTAAAGCGTTTTTCCGTGACAGAGATATTTGTGATCACGATTGTATTTCAGTCTTTTTCCGAGTAGAGGATATTTTTGATAGCTGCTGTGCAACTCTACGTGTTCTTGAACCACTGAATAGTGAAAGACGTGAAGTCGATTTATTGAATGTCGATGGAACTAAATTAAATTTAAGAAAACTTTGTGATGTACGAAATTTTGCATTAACAGGTAGCTGTATCACTGTCGACCTTAACTGTTTCTGTGCAATTGAATGTGTAGCAGACGTATTTTTAGATGTATGTGACTAA
- a CDS encoding YhcN/YlaJ family sporulation lipoprotein, translated as MRKIILFFLSVLLLTACSNNVQQEIYPKKDVPEIEQVLNENKSIIGYKSVTDKNDVIVAIDIRRMSRFNKEKIEKKIKKQLEEKLPGKDVLVTGDLKIKWEIEKIIKEGMQTEKLMKSIDQIKSLSKEAT; from the coding sequence ATGAGAAAAATTATTTTGTTCTTCCTTTCAGTTCTTCTGTTAACTGCCTGTTCAAATAATGTTCAACAAGAAATATATCCTAAAAAGGATGTACCGGAAATTGAACAAGTTTTAAATGAGAATAAGTCTATCATTGGATACAAAAGTGTTACAGACAAAAATGACGTCATAGTAGCAATTGATATACGAAGAATGAGTAGATTTAACAAAGAAAAAATCGAAAAAAAAATAAAGAAGCAATTAGAAGAAAAATTACCGGGTAAAGATGTCCTTGTTACAGGTGATTTAAAAATTAAATGGGAAATCGAAAAAATAATAAAAGAGGGCATGCAAACAGAGAAATTAATGAAATCAATCGATCAAATAAAATCATTATCAAAGGAAGCGACATAA
- the spoVAC gene encoding stage V sporulation protein AC has translation MDQKQFEKIVDKQTPKAPLLANILKAFLVGGIICTIGQLITLFYIRFFPFTERTAANPTVATMVFIAMILTGTGMYKKISQFGGAGSAVPVTGFGNAVISASIEHKSEGYILGIGGNMFKLAGSVIVFGVLSAFFVALIKTILVKMGVISW, from the coding sequence ATGGATCAAAAACAATTCGAGAAAATTGTAGATAAGCAGACACCAAAAGCCCCATTGCTTGCGAATATACTGAAAGCTTTTCTAGTGGGAGGAATAATTTGTACAATTGGACAACTTATCACTTTATTTTATATACGTTTTTTCCCATTTACCGAACGTACAGCCGCAAATCCTACTGTTGCGACAATGGTTTTCATTGCAATGATATTAACGGGGACAGGAATGTATAAGAAAATCTCTCAATTTGGTGGTGCTGGATCCGCCGTTCCTGTAACTGGATTTGGAAACGCGGTCATCTCCGCTTCCATCGAGCATAAATCGGAAGGCTACATATTAGGTATAGGAGGAAATATGTTCAAGCTAGCGGGTTCTGTAATTGTTTTTGGCGTCCTTTCCGCTTTTTTTGTTGCTTTAATAAAAACAATTTTAGTGAAAATGGGAGTGATCTCTTGGTAA